From the genome of Thermodesulfovibrio thiophilus DSM 17215:
TTTGGGGAGTTTATTGATTGGGGGAACTGTCTTAGAGTTGTTAAAACAAGGACAGTCATGGAGAAGATCTTTGATTATTTTAATAAAATTAATCACAAGCGACTTGAAGAAATAGGGAATAAAATATCAAAAAATCTCCAGGAAGGAGAGTCTGCAATTCTTATTTTAAGAGAGCAGGACAGAATAAAACTTCCTTTGGAAAAAGATATTGAAGTTTTTCTGGTGATCCCATCCACATATGATGATATTTTGAGATACTTACGAGATAAACTTCTTTCTTAATAGAGATCCTTACATTGTCGTTAATTTTGTAAACATGCACTACTCTGAACATTATTTGAGAGAAATTACAGTTTATAATTCAGTTTTTGCAAAATTATTAAAAATCCTGTAAAATTCTATATCGGGAGTGTAAGGGGTTCTGGTGTCCCCCCTGGACTTCAAATCCAGTGTTGCCTGTTCGAAGCAGGCATGGTGGGTTCGATTCCCACACGCTCCCGCCAAATTTATCAGGAGGTTTTTAATATGACGATAACACACTACTCCTTTGGAAAAATTGTAGTTAACGGTAATGAATATACTGCGGATCTGATTGTTTTTCCTGACAGTGTTTTCACATCATGGTGGAGAAAACAGGGACATTCCCTATGCATGGAAGACCTTGCAGAGGTTTTTAAAAGGGAGATTGACATACTCATTGTAGGAACTGGTGCCTATGAAAAAATGGTTGTTCCAGAAAGCTTGATAGATGAACTGAGAAGTAAGGGTATAGAAACTTTTGTCAGCGATACTGAAAAAGCAATCTCTTTATTCAATCAGTTTGTACAAGAGGGTAAAAAAGTCGCAGGTGCATTTCATTTAACCTGCTAACATTAAAAAGGAGAGAAAAAAATGGATCATAAAAATCAACCTGACCCGATGAGAGTAGCAATAGTAAAGATGCTTCCCAGGGATATCAAAGAAAAATTAACCATAGAAGAAATGAATGCGTTACTTTATGAAGAAG
Proteins encoded in this window:
- a CDS encoding Mth938-like domain-containing protein, which encodes MTITHYSFGKIVVNGNEYTADLIVFPDSVFTSWWRKQGHSLCMEDLAEVFKREIDILIVGTGAYEKMVVPESLIDELRSKGIETFVSDTEKAISLFNQFVQEGKKVAGAFHLTC